The genomic region AAAATAAATTCGGCGAAAGAGGATTTGAACCCCTGACCTACTGGTCCCAAACCAGTTGCGCTACCAAACTGCGCTATTCGCCGGAATATAACATTATAAAAATAAATTGGGTGACTAATGGGATTCGAACCCATGACATCTGGAACCACAATCCAGGACTCTACCAACTGAGCTATAGTCACCAAAAAACGAAAAAATTATACTTAAAAATTTAGAATTATAATAACATATTTCTTATATTTAGTAAATATATTATATCATATATAAAATATCATTGCGCTCGACAGGATTTGAACCTGTGACTTCTACCTTCGGAGGGTAGTGCTCTATCCAACTAAGCTACGAGCGCTATAAAAAAATATCATTATGATAAAAAACACGTATAAAAAATTCAATTGAGATAGCATCAATACTTAATGAATATACTTATATGTATAAGTATATTCACTATGATATGTACTGCAAGAATAAATTTATATACGTTGCATCATATTAAAAAATTCATAATTAGTTTTTGTCATAGATAGTTTATTAATCAAAAAATCCATGGCGTCAATTTCATTCATTGGGTGAATAATTTTTCGCAAAATCCACATTTTTTTTAATTCTTCGGAAGAAGTTAACAATTCTTCTTTACGAGTTCCAGAACGATTATAATCAATAGCTGGAAAAACTCTTTTCTCGGCAATTTTTCTAGATAACAATAATTCCATATTACCTGTACCTTTAAATTCCTCATAGATTACTTCATCCATTTTAGAACCGGTATCAATTAAAGCGGTAGCAATAATGGTTAAACTTCCTCCTTCTTCTACGTTTCTAGCAGATCCAAAAAACCGTTTTGGTCTATGTAAGGCATTAGCATCAACACCTCCTGTTAAAATTTTTCCAGAAGCAGGTACAACTGTGTTATACGCTCGTGCTAACCTGGTAATTGAATCTAATAATATAATAACATCTTTTTTATGTTCTACTAAACGTTTAGCTTTTTCAATAACCATTTCCGCTACTTGAATGTGTCTTAAAGCAGGTTCATCAAACGTAGAAGCAATCACCTCACCTTTTACTAACCGCTGCATTTCTGTTACTTCTTCTGGTCGTTCATCAATTAATAATACCATTAATACACAA from Buchnera aphidicola (Sarucallis kahawaluokalani) harbors:
- the rho gene encoding transcription termination factor Rho is translated as MNLTTLKNMLVSELIILGNKIGLENLARMRKQDIIFTILKQHAKGGENIFGDGVLEILQDGFGFLRSSDSSYLAGPDDIYISPSQIRRFNLRTGDTIAGKIRPPKEGERYFALLKVKKVNYEKPENARTKILFENLTPLHANSRLRMEKGNGSTEDLTTRVLDLAAPIGRGQRGLIVAPPKAGKTMLLQNIAQSIAQNHSDCVLMVLLIDERPEEVTEMQRLVKGEVIASTFDEPALRHIQVAEMVIEKAKRLVEHKKDVIILLDSITRLARAYNTVVPASGKILTGGVDANALHRPKRFFGSARNVEEGGSLTIIATALIDTGSKMDEVIYEEFKGTGNMELLLSRKIAEKRVFPAIDYNRSGTRKEELLTSSEELKKMWILRKIIHPMNEIDAMDFLINKLSMTKTNYEFFNMMQRI